The genome window ggccaacctgaaactaataaatatatgtacaatatataatagtatatgcatttctggatgtgtatactaaatattttcctacgtgtgtgtgtgtgtgtgtgtgtgtgtgtgtgtatacacatttttacaaattaaatagtaaaaaaaaaaaataataataataataataataataataaaatatataaaatatacagagttgaatatgtgcaaaacaagtggcatttatatacagtgtggagtgcataatgttaaagttccagtagtggaggtgaggtgtctatgacgtgttcagcagtctgatggcctgatggaaaaagctgtctctcagtctgctggttcgggaccggatgctgcagaacctccttcctgatggaagcagtctgaacagtttatggctggggtgactggagacTGGAGACAAATCTGTAAGGAGACGTTTATAGTGTCACCAGAGGTCATTAGGCAAAAGGTCAGCAGGCAGGAGTGTCTGAGAGCAGTCAGCATGTCAGTAGCACTAATCCCATCAGCCTTTCACTTCAGGGCTTCAGGAAATCAACAGACATGCtcaaacatttggctttctaaGCAAATAAAAGCActcaagcatgcatgctacagcCTAGGGAGGCTTTTAGGGACAGTAAAAGTTATTCTTCAATCACTCAGAGTCTGAGTTCTTGGAAAGTTTGTGTCAGTTTAATCTGTTGAATGGCACAAACAACACAAGTGACATATCTGAtaaatgtaaattataaatGAATAACAAATACATAATGTCCAGTAACGACTATATAAATTAGTCTTTAAATTCATCCTGCTAAAATACAGCATCTAATGACCTGCAATGACCCGAGACATTTGACCTTTTCAATATAATCCTTAACAAACtctttgtatgtatgtatgaatATTTGGTATATGTACAAGTTCTAAGTCTACTCCTCTGCTTTCATAATTTCTTCCACAAAAAACATCTCAGAAGATCTCTAAGTGAAAAGTATCTGGATTTGAAACTCTGTTCATGTGGGCTGCAGACGAGAGCAGATGGCAGTCCTGTTTCTGGGCCACTATGATCCTACTTTCCCTAAATATAGGCTTTGACCCGCAGCATCATTTAGAGGAATATGTAACAGATTCCAATCTAATGTGGGCCAAAGTTCACCCCGAATTTACACAACCAGTGCCAAACAGCAGCCTTTATAACCCATATTTCACGTGGATTGCTTTGGTTTGAGAacactttctttctgtcttcttGCTCGAAGCAGCTTGTTTGAGATGGCTTTGAAATCTGTTAAATACACATGAAACCGTCCTGCAAACCGAATATGATCCAAATTAAGAGTGATGGAATAAAGATGACCTGGCCTATTTTCAATCCCTGCGGCTGAGGCATTCCCTGATTTCTTTCCTCCCTCAGATAGACTCCAACACCACCATCTTTGGACTTGCTGGGTAGTCGTTGTTCTGCTCTGTAGCTCGTGGTGAGCTTGCAGATTCTGGTTAGAGTTTCCCCTCCTGCACCAGCACAACAAGGACTGTTATAGATATCTGCAATCCAACACGGTGGAGTCTGAGTTGGTCTGCAGGCAGATGCACTGGAGGGGTAGCTCAAGGTTATCAAGTACCACCATGACAATAAGGAAAAGCTGATTGGTAGTaacagacattttaaaaatacaaaacactcaTATTTAGCACCTTGAAATGTTGACGACCACTGAGGAGTTACCTTATGTCACTGGATGTGTGTTGTGCATCAAGCATCATACAGAAGAAAAATTATGTTCACTCCATAACCGAATATCATTGTAGGCCCGGTTATTTTACCTCTACACATCAGGACCTCGCTTCCTGCTGACCATGTAAAAAACACGCATTCATTAGAGAACATGACATTGTAGATGAAATTGATCCCAGGCTGTCCCAATGGTTTCACTGTTTAAGAGGTAAGCTGGAAATTCTCAATGACCATTATCAAATTCCTGTTCGGGTACTTTTACTCAGTGTTTGCCCTTCTGGCTCATTTTAGACTGTAGGAAATTGGCAACAAGATAATCCTAAAAAGACAGAGTTTGATTTTCGGACTCATCTGAAAGGATTTGTCTACACTGCTGAGTGATAATGCCTGAAGCTGTCAAGCTATTAAAAGTCTGTGGTCTTGTCTGCTTTATTAAGCATTTGATTCCATTTTGACTCCGATAAAGGACTGAAAAATCACACGAAATGTTGCTCACAATTTCCTGTGTTCAAGGTGATTGAAATTCCTTTTCAATCACCTTTAAGCCAGCAAAAATCAGCAAATcttcacagcagagaagctAAAAATAGAGCCTTTTTATTGTTTCTGCTTTTCAAATATGCTGCCAATGTGCTGCTTTTGTCAATTAACACAGATTAAAAGAGTAATATCTTTGTAACTAATCTGTATGAATGGTGTGACCCAGAATCATTTTGTCGGTTCATACTTAATTAAATAGTGTGCAGAACAGAGGAGACGTTTCATCCGGGGGTGATTAACAAAGACCAAGTAAGGCACATCAAAAACACCTCCAACGACCTTGAGGTTGAATTCTCCCACATGCAAAAACAGCAGCTAGATTAGAGCACTGTGGAGCTGCACACTCAGTGCATAAACATGACACAGCCTCAGCCTGCATCAAGCCTTCGCTGCAAGTCTGTGTGAGCGGGTGAACTTTCACCTAGATATAGAGCAGACGGAGAGAGGGAGGGCAGGAGGGAGAGGGAAGTGCAGGGACAGTGAGACCAAGCCTTTAAGAAGGGACTAGAGGGATTTAGAGCCACAATCTGGAGGATATGAAAATGTCCaaatataaagatttttttatggTATTTTATTACAGAGAGAAGGATGGTGAAAGAAGGCGGTCTTATTGCAGCGTCTGAGGCAGCCTCTGAGCCCCAGAGATAAATATCCTGCGGGAGTTACAGCTATTGTGGCTAAACATAATGATATAATCTGTTAAGACTCTGCTGCACATGCTGGAACATATTCCTAGCCAATCTGCAGTTATAACCACATATTGGTGCTCATGACTAAGACAACTCAGTGCCTTTCCAACCCTCCACTCTGAGTAGCAGTGATTATTGTTAAACAGCAAGGGCAGCTTAATATGCACATCAGCTGCCATCGCCACACTAAACAGCCCCCTCAGTATAAACAGATCAGCTGCACACAGATAGACTGACTCCAGTAtgattttcctgtttttctgccCAGCCCcacctctctctgtgtactCTGTGTCTATGCATAATAAGGACAGCCAGTGAAGCACGTCTCCTCACCAGTGCAGCCTGAGCTCTGCTCATCCCTCGTACACCTGCCACAGCAGCTCAGCCTGCACACATTTAAACCTCCGTGACCACAGCTGCGAAAAAGAACGGCAGGAAATCTGTGTACCTGCCTGCATGGTGTCTTATGCAACGTTAAACAGACTCATCGGGATACGTGACTAATAGAATTACATAAGAGCCTGTTCCTATAGTAAATATAAACGTTGTATTATATGGGACATAGCATTAGAACTAGGCCAAGTGCCGCTGTTATGCACAAGTGCAAACGAGTAATGGAGGAACAAGAACAGCAAGCAGAAGTAAACAGAGTAGTAAGCAGTGAGTGACAAAACCTGAGCGTCTGTTTAGACTTTGAAATCTCTTTTAGTCCTTGTGCACCATCCCCTGCTGCACAGCACGTGTTAATAAAATGACTTCACAGGAggtgcttttggaaatcatcGAGTTACTGCTAATAAAGATCCACACGTCTCTGAGACCCTGGTGTAACAGCAAGAGTGACGTTTTCTTATAACTGGTTAATGGATTACAAACTTATGAAGCCACGTGGGAGAGGACAAAGCTACCCGGAGGTCATAGTGAATGCAAGAAGAGCCAGAAGTTCTCCTTTTACCAGTATGCTCATAATTATCTCCTAACCATCAACTTTTTCAAGTTTGAGCAGTGCCAGATCAACGGCCAGCTCCAGAAATGTATCAGATATTCCCGAATCACAGCCCAGGCAGTAATAGGGATGAGTCTGGGGCGTGATGTTTGACACATAACTACTATGACCCTGTGATAACAGTGTTTACAAGTCTCTGCTCTCCTTCCCATGGCTGTCAGCTGCGTGCAGCTAGCTAAGCAACAGCTGCAGCGACTCTGCAGGAAGCTGCTGCCAAAGCGcttaaaaagtaacaaaaatccATTATTTACTGCAACACATCTGAAAGCAGTCGTCTTTTACACATTTCCTAGGCTTGCCCCGCAGTCTGCCTCTCTCATTTGCACGGCTGAAAGCGCTGACAGCTCCGGAGCAAGCCTACGTGACACACACTTGTTTACTTCATCCGCCCGTTAGCCCAGCTGCTCGCGTACAGCACACTCTGTACTCCGTGCCAGCGAAGACTCGCGGTAACGTCACGTACAAAGGAGCAAATAAcgaaaaataaaagacaggaCTCAGCGTCCTACCTGGCCTCTCCTGCGCGTTTCGTAGAGTGTAGGAGCCTCTCATGATCCCCGTTTTAAAAGCCTCTTTTTCCAAGCTTGGTGAGCGCAGTACGCTTAGAGCAGCTCGGCCACTCAAATGAATGAAGCGACTCAGTCTGCGGGAGCGTGCGCACACCCACCTCTCTGCGTTAGCGCTCATCCACTTTCATCCCCACCTCTCCACGAAAAAAGACTTCTAAGAATGCCTTAACcccatttcattttcttcttttgagaTTTAGAAATATAGTATCATGGGGGAGGCGGGGGGTCATTAGAAACACCGCTTCACATTGGTTTAAATATCTGTTTGCATGAGGTTATTCCCaaatctccttttttaaaacactgGTCCACAAATAGCACATGaaaagcatctaaaacaaaAAGTTAAGATCACTGAAAAGAACAGAGGGGGTTTTACCTTTGCGATTGACTGAATTACTTACCACACTCACCTGTTTGTCGACTTTGACCTTGGCCTTTACACTGTTTATGTCTGGATAAGTAAAGTCAGATTTTACTGAATTGTAAGCAAACTGAGAGCAGGCAGTGCTGTTATAGTACAGGACAACAGAGCTTCCATATCTTGTCTATAATGCATGCTCCACTTTGTTTATTCTTTAGGTTCCACCATGGGTGTATATTAAAGcacttaaaaaatacataaaacattgCACCCCACAGAAAtctgaatttttaaaaacataaacattacagTCATGACAAATGTTATACAGAAGACAAGTAAAACATACACTTTCAGCTAGATTTCCAGAAAAGAAACTAAAGCAAAAGAGTGGTTAAAAATTCATCTGTTTCTTCACTTATCTTTATATTGCTGTAGGCTACATTTAAGGAAGCTGGGATTTACGTTGGGAAGTGAAAATCTGGCCCTTCGTTATCTAATTTAGTGACATCTATGACTCTAAACTAAGACTTAGCATACTGTACTGATATGATggcattttagatttttttaaatgcacaatGTGGCTTTTCATTTTATCACATTGCCTTATGGCAATTTAATCTGACCACTGCTTTGTTTGACAATCAAAGCCAAAAAGCCGCATCTTTAACTACATTTACAGTACAAGCTGACTTCCAAGATCTCTTAAAAGAGTCCGTCATTGGTTAGTATTAGGAATAGTAACAGTAGGTTCTCCATCTTCGCTGTTGCTTTGCTGAAGCATCCGTTTTTCTTTGAACGCTTCTCTCAGTGCAGCCAGGATTAAGTCGCCTGTCTCTGTTGATTTTCGGGAGCCAGCctaacagcacaaaacacaaaagtttGTTCAGCCCACCCACTGTGTACAAGTATGGATGCTCAATTAAATCTTTTCCTCTTACATTTTTGAAACTTGCACTCTTTCTGATCCTCTCTGCAGGAGCTGGCAGAGGGGGAGCTGGAGAGAAAGGAATCGGAGTGTTTGTCTGACTCTTGTCTACCGTGTCCATGTCCTTTGGTGTTTGTTGAAAAGTGTTGCTGTCTTTGATGGAAGGGACCGGTGGCAACGGGCCCTTCTTCAGATAGATGGAAGCCCCTGCAGATCTTGGCAGTGTCTGAGAGATTGGGCCTATGTGCATATGACAGAACACTATCTTaaaaacatacacaatagtaTTTTTCCTGAAACTGAAAcgtaaataaatatttgcacaTTCTAATAAACTTTACGGGATATAGTACCTCTGTttctcagctctctctgcacaGCCTTCAGCCCTCCAAACTTGTTGATGATGCAGTCAACAGCTTCGGCAACGTCTTTGCCTTTCAAGTCTTCTTCAGTGAGTTTGGCCTGCATCAACAGCCTCCTCATAGCCGGGTCAAGATCCTTAAACTTCACCAAGCAGACACATTACAGGGAGTCATTTATCATGCTATTATTAATGACTAATAACAGCTTAACAGTTACCCCATTAACAATTCACTGTAGAGTTTGACATACAGAACTTGAAGCTGGGGGAGCTGCCGTGGAAGATGTGTCCATAGGGAGATCTTTCTCCCCATTCAAACTGTGCAATGGCTCAAttctaaagagaacaaaaaagcaCGAAACTGTGAACCACCTCTTTAACGCTCTTTCCTTCACTCTAAAGACACAAAGTGGTGCTATCTTTCTCACCCCAAATCATCAGCAGGTAGTTCCCTCGTTGAACTGCCCACTGCTGTCATTTCAATCATGCTGGTCATcttttctgtaaataaaaaggTTGTGTTAAAATACGAGACAGGGCTGAGCCTTTGAGAGCATTTATACGTGTAGATGTTTGTTGTTATTCTAACCACAAGCAGCCTCCACGGTATGATGAAACTCCTCTGCCTCAGTCTCATTTGCAAAGTTGACGCCTACCTGGTAGTCCTGCGAAAACACAGCAAATCTACCCAAATCCAACCTAAAAGTGGCACTCTGATAATCATAAGGCACGCACCGATGCCAAAAAAGGATCACTTACATCTGCGGGGAAAGTATGGAAGAAAGCACGCGCTGCAGTGTACTTGAATGGAATGTACATTTCCTGCTCCCACAGTAACTTGGCACGCTGTGTTTCAGAATGAGAGGAGTTGTTAGAGTTGCACAAGGAAAAGCACAGGCGCACCCATCTGGATGAGTCTTCCTATTGTTGCTGATGGAAACCTCAAAGTAGAGGAAACACTTCAAGCTGCCCCGTGCTGTGCCATGTTGGAAGCAGCGTGCACGTTTCAGCGTATGTGCTAGTTTGAGTGGTTGGAGTGAATGTGAGCAGTAATGATGTTCTTTTTACCTTGACGCAGTATAAGCGCAGGAAATAGGAATGCATGGACGAATCCTCAATGAGACACACCACACCGCATTCTAAGCGACTCCAGCTTGGCCTCTCCCCTGGTGTACTTATGGCCTGTAGTATCTGTGCTACTGTAGATTTCATCAGCTGAAATAGACAGTAGTGGTCCAAAGTGCATCAATACATGATGTGCAATTTATTAAGTTATCGTACAAGGCACAGGCATGTTTATGTTGGTGTTAAATTTTAGAAAATGCCAATTTAATGCAACTTCCTGGTGTCTTTGTGTAAATGTCTCTTCAGTAATGATCTTGTGTAGTTagctttggtttgtttttctgataTTTTGCATTAACCCTGTCCTTAAGACACTGTGTGCCCGTCCTCCTACACAATCACTTCTTTAACGAGTAACATccgattttaaaaaaagaaatcatttacTTTCGAAACCAGCTCACGTTTCCTGACTGACAGTAACCCTTTGAGTCATTCTAGTTTCATTTTACAGCAAAGATGCTGCTCCTCAGAGACTGATGACCTCTTTTCCATTTAACTTCTTTCTGTTGCCTCAATTAAGTAATAGTGGACTACTTTTAAGCAATCCTGTAGTTTAACTACATTTTGTAATACCTTTCTGGTTGTTCAACTACATTCAATTTTGCGTGGTGATTCAAATAGAGTAgctattgttttttaaatagtttttgtgCACTGAAATGACGAGacatgcagaggagggatagtggctATATTAGACAAAGGATGCTAAAGATAGAGCTGCCATGCAGGAGGGGAAAAGGAAGCTCTCAGAGATGCACTGAGCACTTCTTCACTCCACTGACCTCTTTTCACTGCCCACGTGTTTATATTACCACTGCAGCATGCCATTGCCtttttgtcttctctctcccttAGTCTGTGTTTTGTCCTGCCTCCCTAcaatctcttttcttttctcttctcttacCTCTCAACCCCCAGCTGGTCATGACAGATGGCTttccctctctgagcctggttctgctcgaGGTTTCATTCTgtcaaaagtacatttttttcttctccatgtTGCAAAATGCGTGCTCATATGGGGTTGCTTGATTTGTGGGGTTTTCCGTaatactgtagggtctttaattTACAATTTAAAGCACCCcggggcaactgttgttgtgatttggggcaATATAAATACAcctaaactgaactgaatactGTAATATAGTGTAATTTGACCTGCGTTACACCTCTCTTCCTCTAACCCTGCAAAGGCCCAGGCAATGTATACATCAGGCAGATAACCATACACACTTGACCTATGTGTAGTGCATGTGAAAAGTGGTGGAAGCTGCTTACTGTCTGCAGAATGCAAAATCCAAACCTCAGCCCTATAGATTTACCACTGCCTTAGGCAAATCCATGACAATGATTACCGCCACtaataaaacatttgtttttatttgagagCTAATGCACTTGAGTAGAGACTTTGTCTTCTTTCAGATCATCACCACAGCTGATCTATCATTCTCCTCATCTGTCACAACAACGCTCTGCATGTCcttcttcactacatccatgaagcTTCTCTAcagtctttctcttttcttcctgcctggcagctccactgTCTACCGTCTCTCCTGTGCATGTGTCCAAACCATCTCTGCCTTGTTTCTCTAACCTTTTCTCCATTCTGGTCACTCCCAATGAAAGTTTAAGCATCCTCAGCTCTGCCACCTTCttctccacttcctgtttttttgtttgttccacTTTCTCCACACCGCACATAATAGCAGGTCTAAGTCCCATATTGTAAACCTTTCTTTGCACTGCTAGCTATCCTGctgtcacaaatctctcacccCGTTCGTCTCCACCCACTctaccctgcctgcactctttAGTCTTCTTAAGCTGTACTAATCAACatgtctttccttttcttttaatgaAACCAAACCTGGAACCTTGCACTTTTTCAGTGGCATTTAATGTGTCAGTTCATGTATATTAGAGTTTCTGTCgatttttgttgtgatttgaatgTTTTAGCATTATAAATTGTTATAATTGTCTTTCATTGTGGTGGAGGCATGTGGGTTTGGCTCAGCGACAGGGGAGGGGTGGAGCACGGGCTAGGCATTGTA of Maylandia zebra isolate NMK-2024a linkage group LG5, Mzebra_GT3a, whole genome shotgun sequence contains these proteins:
- the si:dkey-197j19.6 gene encoding actin nucleation-promoting factor WAS isoform X2, with the translated sequence MKSTVAQILQAISTPGERPSWSRLECGVVCLIEDSSMHSYFLRLYCVKRAKLLWEQEMYIPFKYTAARAFFHTFPADDYQVGVNFANETEAEEFHHTVEAACEKMTSMIEMTAVGSSTRELPADDLGIEPLHSLNGEKDLPMDTSSTAAPPASSSFKDLDPAMRRLLMQAKLTEEDLKGKDVAEAVDCIINKFGGLKAVQRELRNRGPISQTLPRSAGASIYLKKGPLPPVPSIKDSNTFQQTPKDMDTVDKSQTNTPIPFSPAPPLPAPAERIRKSASFKNAGSRKSTETGDLILAALREAFKEKRMLQQSNSEDGEPTVTIPNTNQ
- the si:dkey-197j19.6 gene encoding actin nucleation-promoting factor WAS isoform X1; the encoded protein is MALSLITESQVISDLLTIREKGVLIGLLEPQCKLMKSTVAQILQAISTPGERPSWSRLECGVVCLIEDSSMHSYFLRLYCVKRAKLLWEQEMYIPFKYTAARAFFHTFPADDYQVGVNFANETEAEEFHHTVEAACEKMTSMIEMTAVGSSTRELPADDLGIEPLHSLNGEKDLPMDTSSTAAPPASSSFKDLDPAMRRLLMQAKLTEEDLKGKDVAEAVDCIINKFGGLKAVQRELRNRGPISQTLPRSAGASIYLKKGPLPPVPSIKDSNTFQQTPKDMDTVDKSQTNTPIPFSPAPPLPAPAERIRKSASFKNAGSRKSTETGDLILAALREAFKEKRMLQQSNSEDGEPTVTIPNTNQ